From a single Bacteroidales bacterium genomic region:
- the rpoN gene encoding RNA polymerase factor sigma-54 produces MGTQGLYQKLALQQKLSPQQILLMKMLQIPTVALEQRIKQEIEENPALDELPEYDENDSPQTSDEDFENEMDNSEGDEFDLKDFLGEDDIPGYKLSANNYSPDDDNKKEIPFSVGKSFHDHLISQLGLRNLSEKQLTIAATIIGNLDESGYLRRDINAMVDDLSFSQNVSVIPAEIHEVLEIIQDLDPSGVGARNLKECLLIQLKRNQAEQPDESFELPILIIERYFDEFAKKHYDKITKKAKVTDDQLKEAIDQILKLNPKPGNSMSDTAKTNQYVVPDFMIAAQDGNLELTLNSKNAPELRLNKTYMDMIESYVLDKSKKSRQQKETIQFIKSKIESAKWFIDAIKQRQNTLLVTMNAIMEYQRDYFLTGDETRLRPMILKDIAEIVNLDISTVSRVANSKYVQTPFGTFLLKSFFSESMQTDSGEEVSTREIKKILQDCIFEENKSKPVTDDQLTAILKTKGYNIARRTVAKYREQLGIPVARLRKEL; encoded by the coding sequence ATGGGAACTCAGGGATTATATCAAAAGCTGGCTCTTCAGCAAAAGCTTTCACCGCAGCAGATTCTTCTGATGAAGATGCTGCAAATCCCTACCGTTGCCCTTGAGCAAAGAATAAAGCAGGAGATCGAAGAAAACCCTGCCTTGGACGAATTACCCGAATACGATGAAAATGATTCTCCACAAACGTCAGACGAAGATTTCGAAAACGAAATGGACAATAGCGAGGGAGATGAGTTCGATTTGAAGGACTTTCTGGGTGAAGATGATATTCCAGGTTATAAGCTGAGCGCTAACAACTATAGCCCCGATGATGACAATAAAAAAGAGATCCCTTTTTCAGTCGGCAAGAGTTTTCACGATCATCTCATCTCACAGCTGGGCTTAAGAAATCTAAGCGAAAAGCAACTAACTATAGCAGCAACCATTATCGGAAACCTGGACGAGTCAGGTTACCTGAGGCGTGATATCAATGCAATGGTAGATGATCTTTCTTTTTCGCAAAATGTATCAGTAATACCTGCTGAGATTCATGAAGTACTTGAAATAATTCAGGATCTTGATCCATCTGGTGTTGGCGCACGCAATCTTAAAGAATGTCTTCTGATTCAGCTCAAAAGGAACCAGGCTGAACAACCCGATGAAAGTTTCGAATTGCCAATCCTGATTATCGAACGCTATTTTGATGAATTTGCCAAAAAACATTACGATAAAATTACAAAAAAGGCAAAGGTAACAGATGATCAACTCAAGGAGGCCATTGACCAAATTTTGAAGTTAAACCCGAAGCCAGGCAATTCAATGTCGGATACCGCAAAAACCAACCAATACGTAGTTCCTGATTTTATGATTGCTGCGCAAGATGGGAACCTTGAATTGACACTGAATTCAAAAAATGCTCCTGAACTCCGCCTGAACAAGACCTACATGGATATGATTGAATCATACGTGTTGGATAAATCTAAGAAATCCAGACAACAAAAGGAAACCATTCAATTTATTAAGAGCAAGATCGAATCGGCAAAGTGGTTTATTGATGCCATAAAACAACGGCAAAATACGCTACTGGTAACCATGAATGCCATCATGGAGTATCAGCGGGATTACTTCCTGACCGGCGATGAAACACGGCTTAGACCGATGATCCTGAAAGATATAGCCGAAATTGTTAACCTTGACATTTCCACCGTATCAAGGGTGGCCAACAGCAAATATGTACAGACTCCATTCGGGACTTTCCTGCTTAAAAGTTTCTTTTCTGAATCCATGCAGACCGATTCAGGAGAAGAAGTTTCGACCAGGGAGATAAAAAAAATCCTTCAGGACTGTATCTTTGAAGAAAATAAATCAAAGCCCGTTACAGATGACCAATTGACGGCTATTCTCAAAACCAAGGGGTATAATATTGCCAGACGCACAGTAGCTAAATACCGCGAACAATTGGGTATTCCTGTAGCAAGGCTGCGTAAAGAGCTTTAA
- the asnS gene encoding asparagine--tRNA ligase, with amino-acid sequence MKQSKVVDLLKSTNYDTIVNVKGWVRTKRGSGVVAFIALNDGSVIHNIQIVVDLQQFDEELLKKVTTGSGISATGKLVQSMGKGQNVEIQAVEIILYGTADPETYPLQKKGHSLEFLREIAHLRPRTNTFGAVLRIRHALAYAIHKYFNDRGFYYLHAPIITGSDAEGAGAMFRVSTLDPKNPPLLPDGSVNFKEDFFGKATNLTVSGQLEAELGALALSLVYTFGPTFRAENSNTPRHLAEFWMIEPEMAFYEIQDNMDLAEDFLKYLVSYALEHCKDDLEFLNNMYDKELTDRLKSIVELKFERLTYTDAIEILKASGKNFEFPVEWGVDLQAEHERYLVEQHFNKPVILTNYPKEIKAFYMKQNDDGKTVRAMDVLFPKIGEIIGGSQREEVLEKLIQRCREMNIPEKEMWWYIDTRKYGTVPHSGFGLGFERMVLFVTGMKNIRDVIPFPRTPQNAEF; translated from the coding sequence ATGAAGCAATCAAAGGTTGTTGACCTTTTGAAAAGCACAAATTATGATACTATTGTCAATGTAAAGGGTTGGGTAAGAACCAAGCGTGGAAGCGGAGTGGTAGCCTTCATTGCTTTGAACGATGGTTCGGTAATCCACAATATTCAGATTGTGGTAGACTTACAACAGTTTGATGAAGAACTGTTGAAGAAGGTCACTACTGGTTCAGGTATTTCAGCGACCGGAAAACTGGTACAATCAATGGGAAAAGGCCAGAACGTTGAAATTCAGGCGGTGGAAATCATTTTGTACGGAACTGCTGATCCCGAAACTTATCCTCTGCAAAAGAAGGGTCACAGCCTTGAGTTTTTGCGTGAGATAGCGCATCTGCGACCCCGCACCAATACCTTTGGCGCCGTATTGAGGATTCGTCATGCTTTGGCGTATGCTATTCACAAATATTTTAACGACAGGGGTTTTTATTACCTTCATGCACCCATTATCACAGGATCGGATGCTGAAGGCGCCGGTGCGATGTTCCGCGTTTCAACATTAGACCCCAAAAATCCACCACTTTTGCCTGATGGATCGGTGAATTTCAAGGAAGATTTTTTTGGGAAAGCCACGAACCTGACTGTTTCAGGCCAGTTAGAAGCCGAACTCGGGGCGTTGGCACTATCGCTCGTTTACACTTTCGGGCCAACCTTCAGGGCTGAAAACTCCAATACGCCCAGGCACCTGGCCGAATTTTGGATGATTGAGCCAGAAATGGCTTTTTACGAGATTCAGGACAACATGGATCTTGCCGAAGATTTTCTTAAGTACCTTGTCAGTTATGCTTTGGAACATTGCAAGGATGATCTTGAGTTTCTAAACAACATGTACGATAAAGAGTTGACCGACAGGTTGAAGTCTATTGTTGAATTGAAATTTGAGCGATTGACCTATACGGATGCAATTGAAATATTGAAGGCCTCAGGTAAGAATTTTGAGTTTCCTGTGGAATGGGGTGTTGACCTGCAGGCCGAACATGAAAGATATCTTGTGGAGCAGCACTTCAACAAGCCGGTGATCCTTACCAATTACCCAAAAGAGATCAAGGCTTTTTATATGAAGCAAAATGATGATGGTAAAACAGTCCGTGCCATGGACGTTCTGTTCCCAAAAATTGGAGAGATCATCGGAGGATCGCAAAGGGAAGAGGTGCTCGAAAAATTAATCCAGCGGTGCAGGGAGATGAATATTCCTGAAAAGGAAATGTGGTGGTACATTGATACCCGGAAGTACGGCACAGTTCCACACAGCGGGTTCGGCCTCGGTTTTGAGCGGATGGTTCTTTTTGTCACCGGAATGAAAAATATCAGGGATGTGATCCCATTTCCAAGAACACCGCAGAATGCGGAGTTTTAA
- a CDS encoding RNA methyltransferase, with translation MKKISNSDLNRLNAKEFAEAEKIPLVIILDNLRSHNNIGSVFRTADAFRINAIYLCGITACPPHRDIHKTALGATETVKWQYFENTMDAVLTLKNEGYKIAAVEQVTHAISLEKLDINPEEKLALIFGHEVKGVDQEVIDLSDFSIEIPQFGTKHSLNIAVSAGIVIWEVFWQFTKNS, from the coding sequence ATGAAGAAAATAAGTAACAGTGATTTAAACCGGTTGAATGCAAAAGAGTTTGCTGAAGCAGAAAAAATACCATTAGTCATTATTCTTGACAATTTACGAAGCCACAATAATATTGGTTCAGTGTTCCGTACCGCAGATGCTTTCAGAATCAATGCTATTTACCTGTGTGGAATCACAGCCTGCCCCCCACATCGCGACATACACAAAACAGCCCTTGGCGCCACCGAAACAGTTAAATGGCAATATTTTGAAAACACAATGGATGCTGTTTTAACATTAAAAAATGAGGGTTATAAAATAGCGGCCGTCGAGCAGGTAACACATGCGATATCTTTGGAAAAACTCGATATTAATCCGGAAGAAAAGCTGGCACTTATTTTTGGCCACGAAGTTAAAGGTGTTGACCAGGAAGTTATTGATTTGTCTGATTTTAGCATCGAAATCCCTCAATTTGGAACGAAGCATTCATTAAATATCGCTGTTTCAGCAGGAATAGTTATTTGGGAAGTGTTCTGGCAATTTACTAAGAATTCTTAA